Proteins from a single region of Pyrus communis chromosome 6, drPyrComm1.1, whole genome shotgun sequence:
- the LOC137737836 gene encoding PRA1 family protein D-like — protein MSAGLISQFKEATQTARATLRPWGELLEPTSLSLPSSLSDATTRLAQNLTHFRSNYALIALIVLFLSLLYHPFSIIVFLIVFAAWLVLYFSRDQPLEVFGFVVPDRVVMVVLAVVTVVALVLTHVWVNVVVSGVIGVVLIGLHAVFRGTEDLVMDDQESPYGALLSDDADPSGNYTIM, from the coding sequence ATGTCCGCTGGATTGATTTCCCAGTTCAAGGAAGCGACACAAACGGCAAGGGCCACGCTCCGGCCATGGGGTGAGCTCCTGGAGCCCACCTCACTCAGCCTCCCCTCCAGTCTGTCTGACGCGACGACCCGACTCGCCCAGAACTTGACCCACTTCCGCTCCAACTACGCCCTGATCGCCCTGATCGTTCTCTTCCTCAGCCTCCTCTACCACCCGTTCTCCATCATCGTCTTCTTGATTGTCTTCGCCGCGTGGCTCGTGCTCTACTTCTCGCGTGACCAGCCTCTCGAGGTGTTCGGGTTTGTGGTCCCGGACCGAGTCGTGATGGTTGTTCTTGCGGTGGTGACGGTGGTGGCTCTGGTCCTGACTCACGTGTGGGTCAACGTCGTCGTTTCGGGGGTGATTGGGGTCGTTTTGATTGGGCTGCATGCGGTGTTTAGGGGGACGGAGGATCTTGTTATGGACGATCAGGAATCGCCGTATGGGGCTCTGCTCTCGGATGATGCTGACCCAAGTGGGAATTACACCATTATGTGA